AACGTGTAATTACAATGCTAATTAATATGCAGTTCTCTCTTGGCAGACGACTGCTTTGTGTTGGTACTTCAATGGGCTAGGCCTTTCCAGGAATTTGCTTTGCTATGTCTACCAATCATTTATGACTGAATACTTCAGATACCATCCACATAACTGAGAATAACAAAAAAAGGCCcaatgaaatgtgtttatttctACAATACAACAATAAAATAAGCTAAATATACACTATTTAACACTTCTTATTGATAATAATTCTGTTCTACAATTGTGCGATATCAAACAGTCAGTACTTATCTAAATTGAAAGAAGCCAGGCTATGAATTCACTGAATGATGAACACATTTGGCATAAAAAAGGTCAGTCTTttgtagcctggttaaaccagactgaacgcTGCACTTACCATTATTTAACTTGAAGTTAAACAACAGTGAAACCTAGCTAAATTAGTTTGGATGCCATACTTAGTTTTTTCAGACCATGCCCTGATAATCCATTCACCAAAATGTTGTCCCCATCCCACTATGATTTGGGAGAGTCAAACACACAGAGGCCCTTGTATTTTTGTAGGAGCTGTGTCTTGGTGTCCACCTTCTCTCTCATGGTCTTcagctgctcctgctgctccCCAGGACTGGACTCTATCTCAGGCATGGCTAGGATCTTCTCCCTGGTCTCTTGAATTTTAGTCTTTAGCTTGGTCAGCTCTTGGTTCACATCCATACTGTCTTTATCCATGCTATTAGAAAGGGAGAAAATATTGAAACAATACTTTAGGCTACATAGCAGTTTCTTATGAAGTACAGCTTGTTGATGCTGCTGATCCCAGCCTTTGCAAGCAGCACGTAACGCCCTGGACCAAAGCTACTTAGCTATAGATGTAGTCATAATAATGCATACTAAAGTAACAAGGCACATGAGGCTTTGACAGATAAATTACCTCTCACTATTAACTATCCTATGCTCTGTGACTGCATCTATTATGTGCTGCGATATACCTAACACTTCAAAATCACAAGCAAAACAAACTATCGCTGGTAAGCTAGCCGGTTAGCGTTACCATGGTTCTAGCTAACTAAATAACGTTATCTTACTAACGTTGGCCTCACACGAGAGGAGTACACATAACCAAAAGCTTTATGTGAAGGGTATGGGAACATGCACAATAAAAAAAGCAGCAGAATTGATTTACCATTTTATAATATCAAGAATAAAAGGAAGCCAGGAGCAATCTTCATTTGTTGCCTCTACCTCCATTGCGTCTGCTAGAATAACTGAAACGTCATCAACAAGCGCTGGTACATGAGTCCGTTCCCCCTCTCCCTACCACGTACTTTATGCCGACAGTGAAACACACGCAACATGGTATGCTGCATTATCTGGATATGTCTGCAacaaagttcaacattcaccttctgctaccatctACCAAGCCTTTTAAGCATGCAATTTGACACATACGTTCAATTAAATCCAACACAGTACGCACTGCAGCTGCCACTGCAACGCAAGGCTGCAAGACAAACACAGCTCcaatggaaatgaatgtacttctggtatACCAAAACCTATTATGCTTGGATCACACCGATAGTACATTGCGCAAAATGGTATGCAGCAGCAGCATCATCTGGATTTTTGTGCAACAAACGTTCAACATCCACCTTTTGCTACCATATTTTTGACTTAAcacgtatttttcttaaaactgcattgttggttaaagggcttgtaagtaagtaagcatttcactgtaaggtctactacacctgttgtatttggcgcatgtgacaaatacaatttgatttggtgaTAAATCCAatctatgcaccacacagaacacactgcaaCTGCAAATCAATGTTGCAAGGCAAACACAGCTTTCCATTCGAAATGAATGTACTTATGGtgttccaaaatgcaatgacACTGTCGGCGTGATCGAGGCGTTACTGTCTGTATGATTGAGGTGGTATTCAAACATCGGGAGTCTTCCGGGAAAGCTTGCGAAACAGACCAAGCGGGGTTTGGCTTTTGAGAAGTCAATGAAAGAAAACATATTCCTTATTTGTTCATTTTCTCGAAATTTAAAAGGCACTGTCTTAATGAACATGTTATTACCCCCAACCTCGTAAAAGTGACAAACTGGCATGTTTTCATTTTCGTCATAAGCTACTTTAAATCCCTTGATTTGACAGTCTGTACACGCGCAGTTCACCGCAAGACGACCGTTAGACACCATGACGTGTTTCTGTGCATGAGCTTGTcatcgcctacaagtgtgatctGGGATTTCTATTGTAGAGGCAGTTTCTGCTTActttcatactgtactgtatttgttATAACCTCCTCTGTTGTAACAGATATTGCAGTTGCACAAGCAGGACAGATCTGTTCATGTACTAATCAGAACTAAAAACGTGAAGATTCCCGACTTGCTGGTTCGTTGAACGCAgcacgtgtataactacaacTAGTTAGACTAGCTAGACATGTTGAAAATTCAAGGTGTTGGGAGCTGCTAATTTTTTATAGCATTCAAATAGGCAGTTTATTCTCCTGAGATTTTTCTCCCAAGTTATGTTTTATAATTTATAGTTTCTCAGTTTTATTTTTCCTGGTTTTagattgttttatttgatttactcTCAAAATGACAATTGTTCATAGAGAAACAACGAAATTTGACTTCCCCAGGCCTTGTAaatgcttaaatcacatcagaagACACTTTTTTAAGGTCTGGAAGATTTGGCATCTGGTCCTTTGTGAGGAATGAGGAATGTGCTGTCTGATGTGTTAGTCTAGCAATggttctgtactgctgctgctcatttcatGGTAAAGTGTGAAAATAACAAATGATAAATACAAATTATATACTTACTCATATTATAcacttctgccaggtaagcctactttgcagttaacatttaattgagaaggtttaggggaaagtatttctgtcaacccaCAAGATGGATATGACATCAACTGGCTACACACAAGAGTGATAGAAAATGTGCGCACCACACAGACAGATGGGGGGGCAATATTACTGTAAATTAATTGTCAGACATTGTTTTAGGTTTGGCTTTTTAAGCTaatagtggctaaccaggggtgGGGTAATGTCAATGTTGTGttgatgattttttaaattttatttttatttcaccattatttaaccagtaaggccagttgagaacaagttctcatttacaactgcaacctggccaagataaagcaaagcagtgtgacacaaacaacaacaaagagttacacataaacaaatgtacagtcaataacacacacaaaaaaaaatctatgtacagtgtgtgcaaatgttgaagagtagggaggtaggcaataaataggccctagaggcaaaaaataattacaatttagcattaatactggagtttTTAGATGTGAAGATGATGATATgcatgtagagatactggggtgcaaaatagcaagagggtaagtaataatatggggatgaggttgtcgggtgtgctatttacagattggctgtgtacagatctgtaagctgctcagacagctgatacttaaagttagagagggtagacttcagcttcagagatttttgcaattcgttccattcattggcagcagagaactggaattaaAGGCaaccaaaggaagtgttggctttggggatgaccagtgcaatatacctgctggagcatgtgctatgggtcggtgttgctatggtgaccagtgaactgagataaggcggggctttacctagcaaagacttatagatgacctggagccagtgggtttggcgacagatATGTagtaagggccagccaacgagagcatacaggtcgtagtggtgggtagtatattggatttggtgataaaacggatggcactgtgatacacTACATCCagattgctgagtagagtgttaggggctattttgtaaattacatcgctgaagccaaggatcggtaggatagtcagttttacgagggttagtttggcggcatgagtgaaggaggctttgttgtggaataggaagccgattctagatttaattttggattggaaatgcttaatgcgagtctggaaggagagtttacagtctaaccagacacctaggtcagaatcgtccagagtagtgatgctagtcgggcgggagggtgcgggcagcaatcgattgaagagcatgcacttagttttactagcatttaaaagcagttggaggccacggaaggagtgttgtatggtgttaaaggttgtctggaggtttgttagcacagtgtccaaagaagggccagaagtatacagaatggtttcatctgcatagagatggatcagagaatcaccagcagcaagagcaacatcattgatatatacagagaaaagagtcggcctgagaattgaaccctgtggcacccccatagagactgccagaggtccggacaacaggccctccgatttgacacacggaactctatctgagaagtagttggtgaaccagacgaggcagtcatttgagaagccaaggctgttgagtctgctgataagaatgcagtgattgacagtcgaaagccttggccaggtcgatgaagacagctgcacagtactgtcttttatcgatggcggttatgatatcgtttgtGGCTGAGCGTggtgcatccatgaccagctcggaaaccagattgcatagtggagaaggtacggtgggattctaaatggtcggtgatctgtttattaacttggcttttgaatattttagaaaggcagggcaggatggatataggtctataacagtttgggtctagagtgtctccccctttgaagaggacgatgaccgcagcagctttccaatctttggggatctcagacgatacaaaagagagttgaataggctagtaataggggttgcaacaattttggcagataattttagaaagagagggtccagattgtctagcccagctgatttgcagGGATCCAGTTGAAAAGCATGGCTAACCAtggaaaaatgcttgttgaaattatcgattatcgtagatttatcggtggtgacagtgtttcctgtcctcagcgcagtgggcagctgggaggaggtgttcttattcttattagtgctacaggatgcaaatttaagttggaaaaagctagccttagctttcctaattgGACTGAGAATgctggttcctgacttccctgaaaagttgcatatcgtgggggctatttgatgctaatgcagaacaccaaaggatgtttttgtgctggtcaatggcagtcaagtctggggtgaaccaagggctatatctgttcttagttctacatttttggaatggggcatgcttatttaagatggagaggaaagaacttttgaagaataaccaggcatcctctactgatgggatgaggtcaatatccttccaggatacccgggccaggtcgattagaaaggcctgctcgctgaagtgttttagggagcgtttgacagtgatgaggggtggttgtttgaccgcagacccagtACGCACACAGGCAatcaggcagtgatcgctgaggtcctggttgaagacagcagagatgtatttagagggcaggttggtcaggatgatatctaagaggtgcccatggttacggatttagggttgtacctggtaggttccttgatgatttgtgagattgagggcatctagcttagattgcaggacggccggggtgttaagcatgtcctagtttaggtcacctaacagtacgaactctgaagatagatggggggggggggcgatcaattcacatatggttttCAGGGCACAACTGGGGGCCGAGGGGGGTCTATAATAAGCGTCAACGGTgaaagacttgtttctggaaaggtggatttttaaaagtagaagctagaattgtttgggcacagacctggatagtttgacagaactctgcagtagattgcaactccgccccctttggcagttctatcttgtcggaaaattttatagttagggatggaaatttgtggagtggttgaaaaacgagttttaatgactcaaacctaagtgtatgtaaacttccaacttcagatgtactgtatgtagatattctaaactAAGGGTTGGGATAACTTTCAAATGtagtaacaggtccatgtagAATAAACAACCCTTtacacagggttgggtaggttactttctaaatgtaatctgttagaGTTACAAGTTAcatgtccaaaattgtaatcagtaacgtaacttttgaattactcaaactcagtaacgtaatatgattacattcagttacttttccCTTAAGAAGCATtagaagaaaacaaaaatgtatgttaccaattgaaccacatctattgcaggataaatcaatgttaaagtttacatagctggccatatacaGTATGGATGTAAAATTTTACTTTATTgtttggttatgtaggcttcttctaactcatcgctttctactacatataataatacaattcaattatatctttacattaaaaaacagtctatcagaattccattcattctaataaatgttataccccttgaacttcaagaataggacttggaaatatggaagtatagattagccaaattgtttaacctgagcatgaccccaaaactaaggacatATTTGCCAGCCCTACTCTATTGTTtatgttgtcatggaggactgattgggctcattgattcgagttgaatATAAATGCTGCGcccatggaatggcatgctttaccaagagtgtgcaaagctgtcatcaaggcaatgggtggctactttgaagaatctaaaaaagttttgatgtcttcactattattctacaatgtagaa
This region of Oncorhynchus tshawytscha isolate Ot180627B linkage group LG25, Otsh_v2.0, whole genome shotgun sequence genomic DNA includes:
- the LOC112223979 gene encoding mediator of RNA polymerase II transcription subunit 9-like, whose protein sequence is MEVEATNEDCSWLPFILDIIKCMDKDSMDVNQELTKLKTKIQETREKILAMPEIESSPGEQQEQLKTMREKVDTKTQLLQKYKGLCVFDSPKS